A genomic segment from Salvia splendens isolate huo1 chromosome 13, SspV2, whole genome shotgun sequence encodes:
- the LOC121760115 gene encoding protein FAR1-RELATED SEQUENCE 2-like: MVEATTGDSDKEDLNSRDSDEGDLAESEEKAWLGEGGEIVEPHVGMEFDSEDDARRFYSDYARRVGFVVRVMQRRRSEIDGRTLARRLGCNKQGFSPHTKGMVGPEKKPRPSAREGCKATILFKLEKSGKWVVTRFAKEHNHALVVTAQEYTNVLDKDKRIQELARELQRQEELCAEYRESLISLLSTVESQAYQMSSKILAVVESVKKAEAEALSEALTIGSNK, encoded by the exons A TGGTAGAAGCAACGACTGGTGACTCGGACAAAGAGGATTTGAACTCAAGGGACTCGGATGAAGGTGATCTAGCTGAATCTGAGGAGAAGGCATGGTTGGGAGAAGGAGGTGAAATTGTCGAACCCCATGTAGGTATGGAGTTCGACTCGGAAGATGATGCTAGGAGATTCTATAGTGACTATGCTAGGAGGGTAGGGTTCGTTGTGCGCGTCATGCAACGCCGTCGTTCCGAGATAGATGGTAGAACTCTTGCTCGCCGGCTCGGATGTAACAAACAGGGCTTCTCCCCACACACAAAGGGCATGGTTGGGCCCGAGAAGAAGCCACGGCCTAGTGCACGCGAGGGTTGCAAGGCAACGATACTATTCAAGTTGGAGAAGTCTGGGAAGTGGGTGGTGACTCGTTTCGCCAAGGAACACAACCATGCTCTAGTTGTCACTGCTCAAGAATACACTAATGTG CTCGATAAGGACAAGCGGATCCAAGAACTTGCACGAGAGCTGCAGCGGCAAGAAGAGCTATGCGCTGAGTATCGGGAGAGTCTGATCAGCCTTCTTTCGACCGTCGAGAGCCAAGCCTATCAGATGTCGTCGAAAATTCTTGCAGTGGTTGAAAGTGTTAAAAAAGCTGAAGCAGAAGCTCTTAGTGAAGCACTAACAATAGGATCGAATAAATAG
- the LOC121760301 gene encoding uncharacterized CRM domain-containing protein At3g25440, chloroplastic-like: MAVRNLASKLPFLKHLRSNFAPFSPHAHFIFQTSRIVSSSTPLAAAKCVTAGQICKFGGVASFHSGQVLRNAEPEVEQGGQNSAGPVTKRKKLKGKRAVVKWLKLFRYKKKKTFERMTAEEKILYKLMKARRKEERLLEALRKIEPKETSDTMHDPEILTPEEHFYFLKMGEKSKNYVPVGRRGLYQGVILNMHLHWKKHQTLKVIVKTFSPEEVKEIASELARLSGGIVLDIQEDNTIIMYRGKNYTQPPTEIMSPRETLSRKKALDKSRYRDALRAVKRYIPRLEQELELLQAQAGSEPTTNEEKQANDAGDLESGNHPNREFEGSDRLKELLTKSEENGTNSSVDLDMVSDSEDLSDIFESESEAETEGKDLKPLYMDEFEKFPVLGEAEDDDFEEHLCQISADMKKGKSLNRDVEAEDLDEVDRMVLRAASLLKKKRK; encoded by the exons atggCGGTGAGAAATTTAGCATCTAAACTCCCATTCCTCAAACATCTCCGTTCCAATTTCGCTCCCTTTTCGCCTCATGCCCATTTCATATTCCAGACCTCCAG GATCGTTAGCAGCAGCACACCTCTTGCAGCCGCGAAATGTGTGACTGCAGGGCAAATATGTAAATTTGGCGGCGTCGCATCGTTCCATTCGGGTCAGGTTCTGAGAAATGCGGAGCCTGAGGTGGAGCAGGGCGGGCAAAATAGTGCTGGTCCGGTAACGAAAAGGAAGAAATTGAAAGGGAAGAGAGCTGTGGTGAAGTGGTTGAAGTTATTCAGGTATAAGAAGAAGAAAACCTTTGAAAGGATGACTGCGGAAGAGAAAATCCTCTACAAATTGATGaag GCTCGGAGGAAAGAGGAAAGATTACTTGAAGCCCTCAGAAAGATCGAGCCTAAAGAGACATCGGACACGATGCACGACCCTGAAATATTGACACCCGAAGAACACTTTTACTTTTTGAAGATGGGCGAGAAGAGCAAAAATTATGTCCCTGTTGGGAGACGGGGATTATATCAAGGCGTTATACTGAACATGCACTTGCACTGGAAGAAGCATCAGACATTGAAGGTCATCGTGAAGACTTTCTCCCCTGAGGAAGTGAAGGAGATTGCCTCAGAGCTGGCGCGTTTGAGCGGTGGGATTGTGCTCGATATTCAGGAAGATAACACCATAATCATGTACAGAGGGAAGAACTATACCCAACCCCCGACCGAGATAATGTCTCCAAGGGAAACCCTATCGAGAAAGAAG GCCTTGGATAAATCGAGATATAGGGACGCTCTGAGGGCTGTTAAGAGATATATCCCAAGATTGGAGCAGGAACTCGAGCTGCTTCAAGCTCAGGCGGGAAGTGAACCTACGACGAATGAAGAAAAACAGGCAAATGATGCTGGTGATCTAGAATCCGGGAACCATCCCAATCGAGAGTTTGAAGGGTCTGATAGGCTGAAAGAACTATTGACTAAAAGTGAAGAAAATGGAACCAATTCGAGCGTAGACTTGGATATGGTTTCGGATTCTGAAGATCTGTCTGATATTTTTGAGTCGGAGTCGGAAGCGGAGACGGAAGGGAAAGATTTAAAGCCTCTTTACATGGACGAGTTTGAAAAGTTTCCGGTACTGGGTGAGGCAGAGGATGACGATTTCGAAGAACATTTGTGCCAAATATCTGCTGATATGAAAAAGGGGAAATCACTGAACAGAGATGTAGAGGCAGAGGATCTCGATGAGGTTGATCGAATGGTTCTACGAGCTGCTTcacttttgaaaaaaaagaggaaatga